The following proteins are encoded in a genomic region of Herminiimonas arsenicoxydans:
- a CDS encoding Putative DSBA oxidoreductase (Evidence 3 : Function proposed based on presence of conserved amino acid motif, structural feature or limited homology; Product type pe : putative enzyme) — translation MTKVCEYYFAPQSPWSYLGHERLIALARQYDVHIEMKPVDLPKLFSVSGGLPLAKRPPQRQAYRLLELKRWSEHLNLPLNPQPKFFPVSGEPSAKLIIATKFAHGTDAALDLTSAVMRALWAEDKNIMDADTLIALANAAGHDGAALFKSSETAAVQNEYEQFTNDAMAASVFGAPWYVVDGEAYWGQDRLDFVERAFQK, via the coding sequence ATGACCAAGGTCTGTGAATACTATTTTGCACCGCAATCGCCTTGGTCCTATCTCGGGCACGAGCGCCTGATCGCGCTTGCCAGGCAATACGATGTGCACATCGAGATGAAGCCCGTCGACTTGCCGAAATTATTCAGCGTCTCCGGCGGTTTGCCGCTGGCAAAGCGTCCTCCGCAACGTCAGGCCTATCGTCTGCTTGAACTGAAGCGCTGGAGCGAACACCTTAATCTACCCCTGAATCCGCAGCCGAAATTTTTTCCGGTCTCGGGCGAACCATCGGCCAAGCTCATCATCGCCACCAAGTTCGCGCACGGCACCGATGCTGCACTCGATTTGACGAGCGCCGTGATGCGCGCCTTGTGGGCGGAAGACAAAAACATCATGGATGCAGACACCCTGATTGCACTGGCGAATGCAGCCGGACACGATGGCGCGGCCTTGTTCAAATCGTCGGAAACTGCCGCCGTGCAAAACGAATACGAGCAATTCACCAACGATGCGATGGCAGCCAGCGTATTTGGCGCGCCATGGTATGTGGTAGACGGCGAAGCATACTGGGGCCAGGACAGGCTTGATTTCGTCGAACGCGCTTTTCAGAAATAA
- a CDS encoding Putative RNA methylase (Evidence 3 : Function proposed based on presence of conserved amino acid motif, structural feature or limited homology; Product type pe : putative enzyme) yields MSSSHSYFCPCPRGLEIALAEELNEIAAAPGSGNTLKVHTQVPGGVHCSGTLQDAYRINLHSRIASRVLMRMAHASYTTENDIYDLTLAQPWEDWFAVHHTIRIDVTAIKSPLRSLEFTTLKIKDAICDRFRDIYNERPSVDTKMPDMRIVGFLDARTFTLYLDTSGEALFKRGWRLDTGDAPLRENLAAGLLRTAGWKPGMTLFDPMCGSGTILAEAAQMLAGIPPGLRRNFAFEKFAGFSKEEWAAIKNSVKANPIPAEPTIFGSDISGDMVAMTRSNLNKAGITFDVPLKQIEAQEVKAPSETPGILLTNPPYGERIGVRGDSTIDDDDMAKEFFSAFGTTLKQRFAGWKVFLFTADLGLPKLLRLKEARKTPFFNGALECRLFRFDMVAGFNRREQAKPKTDAAE; encoded by the coding sequence ATGTCATCATCGCATTCCTATTTCTGTCCCTGCCCGCGCGGCCTGGAAATCGCCCTCGCCGAAGAACTCAACGAGATTGCTGCAGCACCCGGCAGCGGCAACACGCTGAAGGTTCATACGCAAGTACCGGGCGGCGTGCATTGCTCCGGCACCTTGCAGGATGCCTATCGCATCAATCTGCACTCACGCATCGCGTCGCGCGTGTTGATGCGCATGGCGCACGCCAGCTACACGACTGAAAACGACATTTACGATTTAACGCTGGCGCAACCGTGGGAAGACTGGTTCGCCGTGCATCACACGATACGCATAGACGTCACTGCGATCAAATCGCCGTTGCGCAGTCTCGAATTCACCACCTTGAAAATCAAGGATGCGATCTGCGACCGTTTCCGCGATATCTACAACGAACGGCCATCGGTCGATACCAAGATGCCGGACATGCGCATCGTCGGCTTTCTCGATGCACGCACCTTCACCCTCTATCTCGACACTTCCGGCGAAGCCCTGTTCAAACGCGGCTGGCGTCTCGATACCGGCGATGCGCCCTTGCGTGAAAATCTGGCCGCCGGCCTGTTGCGCACTGCCGGCTGGAAGCCCGGCATGACGCTGTTCGATCCTATGTGCGGCTCCGGCACCATCCTGGCGGAAGCAGCGCAAATGCTGGCTGGCATTCCACCGGGCTTGCGTCGCAATTTCGCGTTCGAAAAATTCGCCGGCTTCAGCAAGGAAGAATGGGCGGCGATCAAGAACAGCGTCAAGGCAAATCCCATCCCCGCCGAGCCGACGATTTTCGGCAGCGATATTTCCGGCGACATGGTGGCCATGACCCGCAGCAATCTGAACAAGGCCGGCATCACCTTTGATGTACCGCTGAAGCAGATCGAGGCGCAGGAAGTAAAGGCACCGAGCGAAACCCCGGGCATCCTGCTGACCAATCCACCGTATGGCGAACGCATAGGCGTACGCGGCGACAGCACGATAGACGATGACGATATGGCAAAGGAATTTTTCAGCGCCTTCGGCACCACGCTCAAGCAACGCTTCGCCGGCTGGAAAGTATTTCTCTTTACTGCCGATCTCGGCCTGCCGAAATTATTGCGTTTGAAAGAAGCGCGCAAAACGCCTTTCTTCAACGGCGCACTGGAATGCCGCTTGTTCCGCTTCGATATGGTGGCCGGTTTCAATCGTCGCGAGCAGGCCAAACCCAAAACCGATGCTGCTGAATAA
- a CDS encoding Conserved hypothetical protein (Evidence 4 : Homologs of previously reported genes of unknown function), whose amino-acid sequence MEGRALLRAYHTTNLWMMSSWEVLTGRTHHARALLTT is encoded by the coding sequence ATGGAGGGTCGCGCTTTGCTGCGCGCGTATCACACGACGAATCTGTGGATGATGTCCTCGTGGGAAGTGCTCACTGGCCGTACGCATCATGCCCGAGCGCTCCTGACCACATAG
- the gabD gene encoding Succinate-semialdehyde dehydrogenase [NADP+] (SSDH) (Evidence 2a : Function of homologous gene experimentally demonstrated in an other organism; PubMedId : 8297211; Product type e : enzyme) — translation MLRAANNPFQMKDPSLLRNLAYIDGTWAGAATNFDISNPADGSIIGSAPNMGAEETETAIRAAQSAFPAWAAKTGKERAIIMRQWFDLIIANVDDLAILMTAEQGKPLIESRGEVIYGASFIEWFSEEAKRVSGDVMASTWNDKRTLTIKQPIGICAAITPWNFPIAMITRKVAPAVAAGCTIVIKPAEQTPLSALAIAELAHRAGLPAGVINVITADAENSIVVGKTLCASPIVRHVSFTGSTPVGRILMEQCAPTVKKIALELGGHAPFIVFDDADLDAAVTGALQSKYRNAGQTCVCTNRFYVHESIYDVFVQKLAAGAARIKVGNGFEQGVLQGPLIDDQAIRKVEQHVSDAVKKGASVMTGGKKHALGGHFYEPTVLSNITDDMSIMHEETFGPVAAIVKFKTEDEAIAAANNTDFGLASYFYARDISRVWRVAEKLEYGMVGINTGLISNEVAPFGGVKQSGLGREGSKYGIDEYLEIKYLCMGGI, via the coding sequence ATGTTGCGTGCCGCCAATAATCCGTTCCAGATGAAAGATCCTTCCCTGCTGCGCAATCTGGCCTACATCGATGGGACATGGGCAGGAGCGGCGACGAACTTCGACATCAGCAATCCTGCAGATGGCAGCATCATCGGCAGCGCGCCCAACATGGGTGCAGAAGAAACTGAAACGGCCATCCGGGCGGCACAATCTGCGTTTCCTGCATGGGCGGCAAAAACCGGCAAGGAACGCGCCATCATCATGCGTCAGTGGTTCGACCTGATCATCGCCAACGTAGATGACCTGGCGATCCTGATGACGGCGGAACAGGGCAAACCGCTGATAGAGTCCAGAGGCGAAGTGATCTACGGCGCCAGTTTTATCGAATGGTTTTCCGAAGAAGCCAAGCGCGTCAGCGGCGATGTGATGGCCTCGACCTGGAACGATAAACGCACGCTCACGATCAAGCAGCCGATAGGCATTTGTGCAGCGATTACACCGTGGAATTTTCCGATTGCGATGATCACGCGCAAAGTCGCGCCAGCCGTTGCTGCCGGTTGTACAATTGTGATCAAGCCGGCTGAACAAACCCCTTTGTCAGCGCTCGCCATCGCGGAACTGGCGCATCGTGCCGGTTTGCCGGCGGGCGTCATCAATGTGATCACGGCAGATGCAGAAAATTCTATCGTCGTCGGCAAGACCTTGTGTGCCAGCCCGATCGTGCGTCACGTGTCCTTCACCGGCTCCACACCGGTCGGACGCATACTGATGGAGCAATGCGCCCCTACCGTCAAAAAAATCGCGCTGGAACTCGGCGGTCACGCGCCGTTCATCGTATTTGATGATGCCGATCTGGATGCGGCCGTCACAGGTGCATTGCAATCCAAATATCGCAATGCCGGCCAGACCTGCGTGTGTACCAACCGCTTTTATGTGCACGAATCGATTTACGATGTCTTTGTGCAAAAGCTCGCTGCAGGCGCAGCCAGGATCAAGGTCGGCAACGGGTTCGAGCAAGGTGTGCTGCAAGGTCCGCTGATAGACGACCAGGCAATCCGAAAAGTCGAACAACATGTCAGCGACGCTGTCAAAAAAGGGGCAAGCGTGATGACCGGCGGGAAAAAACATGCGCTGGGCGGACACTTTTATGAGCCCACCGTATTGTCGAATATCACCGACGACATGAGCATCATGCATGAAGAAACCTTCGGCCCGGTCGCAGCCATCGTCAAGTTCAAAACAGAGGATGAAGCAATTGCCGCGGCCAACAATACTGACTTCGGACTCGCCAGTTATTTCTATGCACGCGATATCAGCCGTGTCTGGCGCGTCGCCGAAAAACTGGAATACGGCATGGTTGGCATCAACACCGGCTTGATCTCGAATGAAGTGGCACCCTTCGGCGGCGTCAAGCAATCCGGCCTCGGTCGCGAAGGATCGAAGTACGGCATTGACGAATATCTGGAAATAAAATATCTGTGCATGGGCGGCATATGA
- a CDS encoding Putative drug resistance transporter Bcr/CflA subfamily (Evidence 3 : Function proposed based on presence of conserved amino acid motif, structural feature or limited homology; Product type pt : putative transporter): MPDTPKPSIRPAATVAIASSALAIMLAALSMLGPFSIDTYLPAFPNIQTSLGASALEVQQTLTAYLFSFAVMILWHGALSDAFGRRNIILVSLAVFAVATLGCAAAHSIEYLWAFRMLQGISAGAGVVIGRAIIRDLYAGAEAEKLLSLVTMIFSIAPAIAPMLGGWIVKRMDWRAIFLALFAYAVLLLLYCYKRLPESLPPEKRHPFNPQFLYQSYKRVFRSPLFHLKAGAVAFNFAGMFLYVAAAPVFLVEHLGLGPDQFGWQFVPTVAGIFCGALSANRLAGNIPLDRQVLIGFALLVGASVFNVVYHALYPPMLPWSVAPLFFYTFGMSMVAPGVTLMVLDLFPHIRGIVASCQSFVLMLLGALVAGIIAPVLSHSPVSLAAGQLLCAAIALSLWLGGRSYRRALDMRKKANAWETVE, encoded by the coding sequence ATGCCTGACACACCTAAGCCATCAATCCGCCCAGCCGCCACAGTTGCGATCGCCAGCAGTGCACTCGCCATCATGCTGGCTGCCCTGTCGATGCTGGGCCCGTTTTCGATCGATACCTATCTGCCGGCCTTCCCCAACATACAGACCTCTCTCGGCGCCAGCGCACTCGAAGTCCAGCAAACGCTGACGGCTTACCTGTTTTCCTTTGCCGTGATGATCCTGTGGCACGGAGCCTTGTCAGATGCCTTCGGCCGCCGCAATATCATTCTGGTTTCACTGGCCGTCTTTGCAGTGGCGACGCTGGGTTGCGCTGCAGCGCACAGCATAGAATATCTGTGGGCCTTCCGCATGCTGCAAGGCATCTCGGCCGGTGCCGGCGTGGTGATCGGCCGCGCCATCATCCGCGATCTGTATGCAGGAGCAGAAGCTGAAAAACTGCTGTCGCTGGTCACCATGATTTTTTCGATTGCACCGGCGATTGCGCCCATGCTCGGCGGCTGGATCGTCAAACGCATGGATTGGCGCGCGATCTTTCTGGCATTGTTTGCCTATGCAGTGCTGCTGCTTTTGTATTGCTACAAACGCCTGCCGGAATCATTGCCGCCAGAAAAACGCCATCCCTTCAATCCGCAATTCCTGTATCAAAGCTATAAACGCGTGTTTCGCTCACCGCTGTTTCATTTGAAGGCTGGCGCAGTGGCCTTCAATTTTGCCGGCATGTTTCTGTATGTTGCGGCGGCGCCGGTTTTTCTGGTCGAGCATCTTGGTCTGGGGCCGGATCAGTTCGGCTGGCAATTCGTGCCGACAGTGGCGGGAATTTTTTGCGGCGCATTGAGCGCCAACCGGCTGGCCGGCAACATTCCGCTCGACCGTCAGGTCTTGATCGGATTTGCCTTGCTGGTCGGCGCCAGCGTCTTCAATGTGGTTTATCACGCTCTCTACCCACCCATGCTGCCATGGTCGGTCGCACCACTGTTTTTCTATACCTTCGGCATGTCCATGGTGGCGCCCGGCGTCACGCTGATGGTGCTGGACCTGTTCCCGCATATTCGCGGCATCGTCGCTTCCTGCCAGTCCTTCGTATTGATGCTGCTGGGCGCGCTGGTTGCCGGCATCATCGCTCCTGTCTTGTCGCATTCACCGGTGTCGCTGGCAGCCGGACAACTGCTTTGCGCCGCCATTGCCTTGAGTCTGTGGCTGGGCGGGCGCAGTTACCGGCGCGCGCTGGATATGCGCAAGAAGGCAAATGCATGGGAAACGGTGGAATAA
- a CDS encoding Hypothetical protein; putative exported protein; putative PAS and GGDEF domains (Evidence 5 : No homology to any previously reported sequences): MKHRKEKRLRLATLVTAGVCATVVVTMLALFVLIDHFAANYAREQARERLQQLSWQMRDSLDLGMQHAANHARTIADLPMVRDADDAAVIRQIFSNIRQYFPDYAWIGLTDRQGRVFAGSEGLLEGADVSQRNWFSGGKIGLFTGDYHPAVLLENKLSRPDGSWRFVDIALPVTHSNGEFRGVLGVHLSWDWARGIAHELLVPTDRQYQVEVIVVRDDGMIILGPDYLEETSINTDSLNLSRIGSTGAIAETWADGRRYLTGYAQTGLRNPDASVKWSVLIRQPEEIALADFRGLQHQILLVGGGIGLLLALVAIALGRRLAKPLDDLSAAIVDQSKDGAIKAIPITNNYREVHLLSMTLASMVERERQHVMHLHALNENLENLVHERTSEIEQKAMALEASLAQQLAIQARLQDSEAELRAILHNANDAFIAIDQDGIIVEWNEQAEHLLGWTRTEACGRKVEQMIIPPAQRAAYAESLQDFLNTGASKVINRRVEVSALRRDGLEFPVELAVASVPRHNGWLFIAFLHDITERQLLQATLTNMALKDALTDLPNRRALMQKLPEAIVRAARLGKPLAVLFIDLDGFKGINDGYGHEAGDELLRTMGQRIVGVVRATDTVVRLAGDEFVVVLEMLNGDADALEVADKILQAIQQPFVLSAATVTLSGSIGIAMHWPQDLTHAEQLITLADGAMYAAKKQGKNRAVAV; this comes from the coding sequence ATGAAACATCGAAAAGAAAAACGCTTGCGGCTCGCCACGTTGGTAACAGCCGGTGTGTGCGCAACAGTGGTCGTGACCATGCTGGCGCTGTTTGTGCTGATCGATCACTTTGCCGCCAATTATGCAAGGGAACAGGCCCGTGAGCGTCTGCAGCAACTGTCGTGGCAAATGCGTGATTCGCTTGATCTCGGCATGCAGCATGCGGCCAATCATGCGCGCACCATTGCCGATTTGCCCATGGTGCGCGATGCAGATGATGCAGCCGTAATACGTCAAATATTCAGCAATATCCGGCAGTATTTTCCCGATTATGCATGGATAGGCTTGACCGACCGGCAAGGCAGGGTGTTTGCCGGCAGCGAGGGTTTGCTGGAAGGCGCCGACGTCAGCCAGCGCAACTGGTTTTCCGGCGGGAAGATTGGCTTGTTTACCGGCGACTATCATCCGGCCGTTTTACTGGAGAACAAACTGTCGCGACCCGATGGCAGCTGGCGCTTTGTTGATATAGCCTTGCCGGTCACGCACAGCAATGGCGAATTTCGCGGCGTGCTCGGCGTGCATCTCAGCTGGGACTGGGCGCGCGGCATTGCGCATGAATTGCTGGTGCCGACGGATCGACAATATCAGGTTGAAGTGATCGTGGTGCGGGATGACGGCATGATCATTCTCGGCCCCGACTATCTGGAAGAAACCTCCATCAATACCGATAGCCTGAATCTGTCGCGTATCGGTAGTACCGGTGCCATTGCCGAAACATGGGCGGATGGTCGACGCTATCTGACCGGCTATGCGCAGACCGGTTTGCGCAATCCGGATGCTTCCGTCAAATGGTCTGTCCTGATACGGCAGCCGGAAGAAATCGCGCTGGCAGATTTCCGCGGTCTGCAACACCAGATTCTGCTGGTGGGTGGCGGTATCGGCTTGCTGCTTGCGCTGGTTGCCATTGCATTGGGGCGGCGCCTGGCAAAACCGCTGGATGATTTAAGTGCCGCTATCGTGGATCAATCCAAGGATGGTGCAATCAAAGCGATTCCGATCACGAACAACTATCGTGAAGTGCATCTGCTTTCGATGACGCTGGCCAGCATGGTGGAGCGTGAGCGGCAGCATGTCATGCACCTGCATGCGCTGAATGAAAATCTGGAAAACCTGGTCCATGAGCGCACCAGCGAGATCGAGCAAAAAGCCATGGCACTGGAAGCATCGCTGGCGCAACAACTCGCAATCCAGGCCCGTCTGCAGGATAGCGAGGCGGAATTGCGCGCGATCCTGCACAACGCCAATGACGCCTTCATTGCGATCGACCAGGACGGCATCATCGTCGAATGGAATGAACAGGCTGAACATTTGCTGGGCTGGACGCGTACCGAAGCGTGCGGCCGGAAGGTGGAGCAAATGATCATCCCTCCGGCGCAGCGTGCAGCCTATGCTGAAAGCCTGCAGGATTTTCTCAATACCGGCGCCAGCAAGGTGATCAATCGCAGAGTGGAAGTGAGTGCGCTGCGGCGCGACGGCCTCGAATTTCCGGTTGAGTTGGCGGTAGCCTCGGTGCCGCGTCACAATGGCTGGCTGTTTATCGCATTCCTGCACGACATTACCGAAAGGCAGCTTTTGCAGGCGACGCTGACGAACATGGCACTGAAAGATGCGCTCACCGATTTGCCGAATCGACGCGCGCTGATGCAGAAGCTGCCGGAAGCCATAGTGCGCGCAGCACGCCTGGGCAAGCCGCTGGCGGTTTTGTTTATCGATCTGGATGGCTTCAAAGGCATCAATGACGGCTATGGGCATGAAGCCGGGGACGAACTCTTGCGCACGATGGGGCAAAGGATAGTCGGTGTGGTGCGTGCGACCGATACCGTGGTGCGACTGGCGGGCGATGAATTTGTAGTGGTGCTGGAAATGCTTAACGGCGACGCCGATGCGCTTGAAGTCGCCGACAAGATATTGCAGGCGATTCAGCAACCATTTGTCTTGAGCGCTGCAACCGTAACGCTGTCAGGCAGCATAGGCATCGCCATGCATTGGCCGCAAGATCTCACGCATGCAGAGCAGCTGATTACGCTGGCGGACGGCGCAATGTATGCGGCAAAAAAGCAGGGCAAGAACCGCGCCGTTGCCGTTTAG
- a CDS encoding Conserved hypothetical protein; putative exported protein (Evidence 4 : Homologs of previously reported genes of unknown function) has translation MNKLIAALVAGLFASFAFAQAPAPAATPAPAAAPAAAKAHATPHKTKAHAKKHKTSKKKAKAPAAAAPAAAPAVK, from the coding sequence ATGAACAAATTAATCGCTGCCCTGGTTGCTGGTCTGTTTGCCTCCTTCGCGTTCGCGCAAGCTCCGGCACCTGCTGCTACGCCAGCGCCAGCTGCTGCTCCGGCCGCTGCCAAAGCACATGCAACACCACATAAAACCAAAGCGCATGCAAAAAAACACAAAACCAGCAAAAAGAAAGCAAAAGCACCTGCTGCTGCCGCTCCAGCAGCCGCCCCTGCAGTCAAGTAA
- a CDS encoding Putative gamma-glutamyltransferase (Evidence 3 : Function proposed based on presence of conserved amino acid motif, structural feature or limited homology; Product type pe : putative enzyme): protein MKNRLFPGMTRRDFLSASGAMALGSMAPLSMALEAKPKSVLATSTKGMVTSPHELATNAGLDVLKSGGNAIEAAIAIAACLNVTYPHFSGFGGDAFMIISDRNGKVRTLSGIGQAPAILPQYSGNAIPVRGPQSMLTTAANVDTLGKAFDISRNELAGGKSWAELLKPAIGFARDGFPVSPSERFWMDFREKEMNALPGVAQSFMINGKAPEIGQLFKQPQLADTLEMLAVRGYRDFYEGKLAERIAQGLKSAGSPLTASDLAKTQARIEPPLRVNYRDGVLLANQPPTQGITTLEIMGILDRFDLKKIPEGSADYYHVVVEAVKRAFIDRNQYVADPEFVNVPSAKLLSKAHLDQLAGKIQMQHALPWPHVFKNGDTVYIGATDAQGNSVSMLQTVYFDWGSGMMAGDTGILWHNRGASFSLKADSLNVLQPGKRPFHTLNPGMYLKNDKPHILYGTQGADGQPQTLATILTRMIDYGMDPLTALSKPRFLLGKTFSDTRDSLKLEKDAGEKVFEELARRGHEMSVIPAQSPLSGHPGAIVIDQKSGTFSGAHDPRSDGRALGV, encoded by the coding sequence ATGAAAAACAGGCTTTTCCCCGGTATGACGAGAAGGGATTTTTTATCTGCCTCAGGTGCAATGGCGCTGGGTTCGATGGCGCCGCTATCGATGGCACTGGAAGCCAAACCGAAGAGCGTATTGGCTACTTCGACCAAAGGCATGGTAACCAGTCCGCATGAGCTGGCTACCAATGCCGGGCTGGATGTATTGAAATCAGGCGGCAATGCGATCGAAGCAGCGATCGCCATCGCCGCATGCCTGAACGTGACCTATCCGCATTTTTCCGGATTCGGTGGCGATGCCTTCATGATCATCAGCGATCGCAACGGCAAGGTCAGAACCTTGTCCGGCATTGGTCAGGCACCAGCCATTTTGCCGCAATACAGCGGCAATGCCATTCCTGTGCGGGGTCCGCAATCCATGCTGACCACGGCAGCCAACGTCGATACTTTAGGCAAGGCTTTTGATATCAGCCGTAATGAACTAGCTGGCGGCAAGAGCTGGGCTGAATTATTGAAGCCGGCAATCGGTTTCGCCAGAGACGGTTTCCCGGTATCGCCATCGGAGCGTTTCTGGATGGATTTCCGCGAAAAGGAAATGAATGCGCTGCCGGGCGTTGCGCAATCCTTCATGATCAATGGCAAGGCGCCAGAAATCGGCCAGTTATTCAAGCAACCGCAGTTGGCCGATACGCTGGAGATGCTGGCGGTACGCGGCTATCGCGATTTTTACGAAGGCAAACTGGCGGAGCGCATTGCACAGGGATTGAAAAGTGCGGGCTCGCCACTGACGGCATCCGATCTGGCAAAAACGCAGGCGCGCATAGAACCGCCCTTGCGTGTCAATTATCGCGACGGCGTATTGCTGGCGAACCAGCCGCCGACGCAAGGTATTACCACGCTGGAAATCATGGGTATCCTCGATCGTTTCGATCTGAAGAAAATTCCAGAAGGCAGTGCGGACTATTATCACGTCGTGGTGGAAGCGGTGAAGCGCGCTTTCATCGACCGCAATCAATACGTGGCCGATCCCGAATTTGTCAACGTCCCTTCGGCCAAGCTGCTGTCGAAAGCGCATCTGGACCAGCTCGCCGGCAAGATTCAAATGCAGCATGCGCTGCCGTGGCCGCATGTGTTCAAGAACGGCGATACCGTGTATATCGGCGCGACCGATGCGCAAGGCAATTCGGTGTCCATGCTGCAGACGGTTTATTTCGACTGGGGCAGCGGCATGATGGCGGGCGACACCGGTATTCTGTGGCACAACCGTGGCGCATCCTTCAGCCTGAAGGCGGACAGCCTGAATGTACTGCAGCCGGGTAAACGTCCTTTCCATACGCTCAATCCCGGCATGTATCTGAAGAATGACAAGCCGCATATCCTGTATGGAACGCAAGGTGCAGATGGGCAGCCGCAAACGCTGGCGACTATCCTGACCAGGATGATCGACTATGGCATGGATCCGTTGACAGCCTTGTCGAAACCGCGCTTCCTGCTCGGGAAAACGTTTTCGGATACGCGGGATTCACTGAAGCTGGAAAAAGATGCGGGTGAAAAAGTATTTGAAGAACTGGCGCGACGCGGTCATGAGATGAGCGTGATTCCTGCGCAAAGTCCATTATCGGGACATCCGGGTGCGATTGTGATCGATCAGAAGAGTGGCACCTTCTCTGGCGCACATGATCCACGCAGCGATGGTCGTGCGCTGGGCGTCTAG
- a CDS encoding Hypothetical protein (Evidence 5 : No homology to any previously reported sequences): MSFLGPIYAWITANFSHRHVPLENTFPKSNATANNHVQQKV; the protein is encoded by the coding sequence ATGAGCTTCCTCGGCCCTATCTATGCCTGGATCACCGCCAACTTCTCGCATCGTCACGTGCCGCTGGAAAATACCTTCCCGAAATCAAACGCTACAGCGAATAATCACGTACAGCAAAAAGTCTGA